The Streptomyces sp. NBC_00775 genome includes the window CCTCCACGTCTCCTGTCACCGACCAGAGCGCGGTGGCCGCCGCGACGGCGCGCTCGCCGTCCAGCAGCTCGCGCAGCGCCGGTATCGCCTCACGCGCGTCCGTCCCGAACGTCCCGAGCGTTCTGGCGAGCGCCTCCACGAGCGAGTCCCGGAACCGCAGTTCGCGCGGCATGCGGTGCAGCAGCCGCAGCACTTCCGGTACGGCGGCGCCGTACCGGAGCCTGCCGAGGGCGGACAGCAGCGGGGCGGCCCGGTTGTACGTGTCCGGGGAGTCGAGGGGGACCTCGCCGAGCCGCTCCCGCAGCAGGGGGGCCAGTTGTTCGGCCGCCGGGCCCAGGCACTCGATCGTGTAGCCGATGTCGCTCGGAATGACGGGTTGGGCCAGCACCTGTGCGAGTGCCGGAACCGCCCGGGAATCCCCGGATCGCGCCAAGGCCTTCAGCGGGCGGCCCAGCGTCGTCGTCCCGCCTCCCCAGGACTCCGGGGCCGCCTCGACAAGGACGGCGAGGCGGTCGGCGGCCGGAACCGCCAGGGTGAACAGGGACTCCAGCACGGAGACGGCGGCATCGCGCAACCGCTCCTCGTCCGAGGCGAGTTGCTCGCCGATCAGCGCGACCGGTTCCTCGTAGTCCGCGCGCCATTCACGGAACAGCCCCGCGGACATCCACACGGCATTGCACCGGTCGGCCGGATCCGCGCTGGTCAACTGCCCCTTGAGCAGGGCGATCCGGTCGGTGGTGCGGTCATCGAGCGCCGAGTGCAACGTACGCAGCAGCTGGGAGCCCTCCTCGTCCGCGGGCCGCAGGCGGCGCAGATGGCCGATGAGGGTGTCGGTGTCGGGCCGTTCGGGCTCGGCTGGCACTCGGGGGCGCTGTGAGCGGGCCCGGAGCAGGGCGACGACGGTGGGCACGAGGTCGGCGGGCAGGCGATCGGGTGCGCAGCCCGCGAGTTGACCGAGCGCGGCGAGCCTCAGCCCCGGGTCGTTCGGGGCGGCACTGAGCGCCATCAGACAGTCCACCGCCGGACCGGCGGACTCGGTGTGCAGTCGTGTGAACAGTCCGAGGCCCTCGGCCAGTGCCAGCCGGACGCCGCCCTCCCGCTCGTCGTCGAGACGCTGCCTCAACAGGCCGAGCACACGCGCCGGTTCGACCAGAAACCGCACGAGCGCGCGGGGCACCGCCCGGCGTACCTCCGGGTCCCGGTCCGCGACCAGCTCGACGAAGACCGCGGCGCCCGCCCGTATCGCGGTCCGCGCCATCGCGTAGTTGTCGTTGTTGTCGTTGTTGTCGTTGGCACGGTCCTCCTCACCGGCGTCGAGCGAGAGGTCGTCCTCGTCGTGTTGGACGTCGTCCGCGTCCCCTCCGCCGATGCTGACCAGCAACTCCACGATGCCGCTCCGGTCGGGGAGTTCGGCGTGCGTGACGAGCGCGAGCAGGAACGGGATGCACGCGAGCGTCGAGTCGTACACATCGCCCTGGTGGTGCACCGCCCCGTACATCCCGTCGAGCGCGGTCTCCCGCTCCTGGGGGCACGGCGAGGCCAGTGCCCGCAGTATCCCCGGCACGTCCTCGGCGCTTCCGTAGGCATGCTGCATCGAGGCCCAGTCGACCTCGTCGATCCCCGTGAACACGGCGTCCTCCCCAGGCGTAAAGCAACTGATCGCGAGTGTGCACCACAGCACTGACAGTGACGCCCGGGAGCCACGTCCGCGATGGTCGCGATCGAGCCGACACCCGCTCGCCCTCCGGCCGCAGGCGCTCCGTTCCGCTGGGCGCACGGCGCCGGGACGGCCCCCGGGGGCACCGTCGGCGGCGCCCTAGACTGGGGCGATTCATACGGGACGGCCGAACGGCGGGACGGGAGGGCACAGCGGTGGCGGCAGAGGTCGGCGGCTTGAAGGATCCGTCCGCCGAGGTGCTGGCGGAGGCGGCCGCGGCCTTCGGGCTGCTCGCGTCCTCGGCGCGGCTGCACATCGTCTGGGCGCTGGCGCAGGGCGAGAGCGATGTGACCGGGCTCGCGGAGCGGGTCGGCGGGGCGCTGCCCGCGGTGAGCCAGCATCTGACCAAGCTGAAACTCGCCGGTCTCGTGCGGTCCCGGCGCGCGGGCCGGAGACAGATCTACTTCGTCGACGACCCGGACGTGGTGACGGTCGTACGGCTCATGGTCGGCCAGCTGACGGATCGCGCCGAACCCGCCGACGCCGCCGACCCCGCCGGGCAGGGTTCGGCGCGTCGCATCCGTGGCCTCGGAGTCTGAGACCGCCGCGACGGCGGTGGGGCGGCGGCGCCCGAGCGGGAGCGCGTCGCCCGCCGACGAGGCACATCCCGACCTCACCGCGCTGACCTCTCTCCAAGTGCTGCGGCATCTGGAGACCGGCCCTCGCGGACTGACCGAGGCGCAGGCGGAGGAGCGGCTGGTCCGCTTCGGCGCGAACACGGTTCCGGGCCGGCGTACGGATATGTGGCCGCGCCTGTTCGTGCGCGGCCTGCGCGACCCCTTCACCGCGGTGCTGCTGTGCCTCGGGCTGGTCTCGGCGGCTGTGGCGGCCTGGGGGACGGCGTGCGTGACCCTGTGCCTGGTCCTGGTCAGCTGTGCGCTGCGCGCGTCCGGGGAGCACCGGGCCGACCGGTCCATGGCCGGGCTGCGTGAGCTGGTCGCCACCACCGCGACCGTGCTGCGGCGCGCCGACCCGGACGGGATTCCGCGGGCCCGGGACATCCCGGTCGGCGAGCTGGTGCCGGGCGATGTGATCAGGCTCGGCCCCGGGGACCTGGTCCCGGCCGACGTACGGCTGCTGCGCGCGAGTGGGCTGACCGTGCGGCAGGCTCCGCTGACGGGTGAGTCGACGGCGGTCGCCAAGGTCGCGGCAGACGTTCCGGACGCCGCGAACGCCCCGGACTCAGCGAACCCCTCGGACGCCTCGAACCCCAAGTACTCGTCGTACTCGTCGTACTCGTCGTACGACGGAGTCTTCGCACAGAGGCAGCTCTGTTTCCAGGGCAGCAGCGTGGCGACCGGCGGCGGGACCGCGGTCGTGCTCGCGACGGGCGCACGTACAAGATTCGCGTCGGCCCGCGTCGGCTCGCCGTCACGCCGCGAGCCGAGCGCCTTCGACCGGTCCGTCCACGGCATCTCCTGGGTACTCATCCGGTTCATGCTGCTCACGCCGCCGTTGGTGCTGATGGCCAATGCCGCGCTGCGCGGGCGGGGCGTGGAGACCTTGCCGTTCGCCGTCGCGGTGGCGGTCGGGCTGACCCCCGAGATGCTGCCGGTCGTCGTCACCACGTGTCTGGCGCGTGGCGCGTCGGCGCTGGCCCGTACCCACAAGGTGATCGTCAAACGGCTGCCCGCGCTGCACGACCTCGGTGCGGTCGACGTGCTGTGCCTGGACAAGACCGGCACCCTCACCCAGGACCGGCCGGTCGTCCACCGTGCCCTGGACGGGGCGGGGCGGGACGCCCCCGATGTCCTGCGCTGGGCCGCCGTCAATGCCTGGTGGACCCTCCAGCTGGCCGAACTGCCCACGCCGGACGCCCTCGACGAGGCGATCCTGGACGCGGCCGCCCCGGAGGAGGAGCAGGACGACGGGGTGGCGGCGCTGCCCTTCGATCCGGTGCGCCGCCTCGCCACGGCCGTCGTGCGCCACCCGTGCCGACTCGGCGTCCACACCCTCGTGGTCAAGGGCGCCGTCGAGAACGTACTGGAGAGGTGCGTACTGGAAGAGGCCGAGCGGGTGCGGCTGTTCGCCCTCGCGGCACGCGAGGCCGACGACGGGCTGCGGGTGCTCGCGGTCGCCACCGCCGAATGCCCCGCCCGGATGCGCGACTACACACCCGCCGACGAACGCGGTCTGACCTTCCGCGGCTTCCTCACCTTCCGCGACGCGCTCGCCCCGACCGCTGCGGAGGCGCTGAAGGCCCTCGTCACACGCGGCATCACCGTCAAGGTTCTCACCGGCGACCACCCCGGCACGGCGGCCCGCGCCTGCCGCGACCTGGGCCTCGAACCCGGTGAGGCGGTGGCGGCCGACCGCATCGACGCCCTCAGCGACGCCGAACTGGCCGAAACCGTCCGCCGTACGACCGTCTTCGCCCGCTGCGCCCCGGAGCACAAGGCCCGGATCGCCGCCGTCCTGCGGGCAGGCGGGCACACCGTGGGCTTCCTCGGCGACGGCGTCAACGACCTGCCCGCGCTGCGCGCCGCCGACGTCGGGATCGCTCCGCGCGCCGCCGTCGACGTGGCCCGGGAGAGCGCCGACGTGGTCCTCGGCGAGAAGGACCTCACCGCGATCGAGCACGCGGTGACGGCGGGACGGCGCAGCAGCGTCACCATCGCCACGTATCTGCGCAGCACGCTGTCCTCGAACCTCGGCAACGTCATCGCGATGCTCGCCGCAGGCCTGCTGCTGCCCTTCCTGCCGATGCTCCCCGCGCAGGTCCTGGCGCAGAACCTGTGCTTCGACGCGGCACAGCTCGCCTTCGCGTACGACCGTCCGCACCCGGACGCGCCGCGCCGCCCCACCGTGCTGCGGCCGCGCGCCTTCCTGCGCTTCATCACCGGCTTCGGCGCGCTCAACGCCGTCGCCGACCTGGCCACCTTCGCGGTGCTCGCGCTCGCCCTGAACGGGCCGGACACCATGGACGACGCCACGGTGTTCCACTCCGGCTGGTTCACCGAGAACCTGATGACCCAGGCCCTGGTCATGCTGCTCCTGCGCATCGGCCGCCGTACCGCTGAGGACCGTACCGCCGCCGGCCGTCGCCTCCCGGGCCCGGTCAGCTGGGCCGCGGCCGCCCTCGCCGGCGCCGGTCTGCTGCTGCCCCTCTCCCCGCTGGGCCCCCTCCTCGGCATGACCGCGCTGCCGGTCCTCTTCTACGTGCTCCTCGCCGCGGTCCTCACCCTGTACGCCGTCGCGCTCACGGCCGCCCGGAGGGGAGCGGTCCGCTCGGGGTGACCAGACCCGTTTCGTAGGCGGTGACGACCGCCTGGACGCGGTCGCGGAGGCCGAGTTTGGCGAGGATGCGGGCGACGTGGGTCTTGACGGTCGTCTCGGCGAGGTGGAGACGGGCCGCGAGCTCGGTGTTGCTCAGGCCCTGGGCGAGCAGGCGCAGGACTTCGAGCTCGCGCGGGGTCAGCGCGGCGAGGTCGCGGTGGAGCGCGGCGGCCTCGGGGCCGCGGCGGGCGTACCTCTCGACCAGGCGGCGGGTGATGGCCGGCGCCAGCAGCGCGTCGCCGGAGCGGACCATGCGGACGGCGGAGACCAGGTGTTCGGGCGTGACGTCCTTGAGGAGGAAGCCGCTGGCCCCGGCGGACAGCGCCGCGTAGACAAGGTCGTCGAGGTCGAAGGTGGTCAGGATGATCACGCGCGGTGCGTCGGGGGCGCCGTCCAGGACACGGCGGGTGGCCTCCAGGCCGTCCAGCTCCGGCATCCGGATGTCCATCAGGACGACATCGGGCCGGGTGCGCCGGACGGCGGCGACGGCTTCGGCTCCGTCGGCCGCCTCGGCGACCACGTCGATGCCGTCGGCCATGAGGATCATCCGGAAGCCGGTACGGGCCAGCGTCTGGTCGTCGGCGACCACCACGCGCAGCGGCCGGTCCGGCACTGCTCGGCCTTCGAGGGGATCGCTGTGGTGCACCGGGGTCACTCCGTCTCCAGGGGGATCAGCGCGGTCACGCGGTAGCCGCCGGTGGGACGCCGTCCCGCGTGCAGGGTGCCGCCGTAGACGGCGAGCCGCTCGCGCAGGCCGAGCAGGCCACGGCCGTTTCCGGTGGCCGCGGAGGCGTCCGCGGTGCCTCCGGTGTCCAGGATGTCGACCCGCAGCCGGTCGTCGCCGTACTCCACGGCCACCGTCGCCGTCGAACCGGCCGCGTGCTTCACGGTGTTGGTCAGCGCCTCCTGCACCACCCGGTACGCCGCCAGGCCGACCCCGGACGGCAGGGCACGGGGTGACCCGGTGACCGTCAGCTCGACGGGTACGCCGGAGCCGCGCACTCTTCCGACCAGGGAGTCAAGTTGGTCCAGGCCCGGCTGGGGCGCGAGGTCCGCGGTGGCGGCTGGGTCCGGGCCGTCGGCGTCCGTCGTCAACAGGCCCATGGCGTGCCGCAGTTCGGCCATCGCCGCCCGGCCGCCGGACTCCACGGCGAGCAGCGCCTCGCGGGCCTGGTCGGGCGCGATGTCCATGACCTTGCGGGCGGCGCCGGCCTGGATGACCATCACGCTGACGTTGTGGGTGACGACGTCGTGGAGTTCGCGGGCGATACGGGCGCGTTCGCGTTCGGCGGCCCGGCGCAGCTCCTCGGCCCGCTCGCGTTCCAGGGCCGACATCCGCTCCCGGCTCTCGTCCGCCCGGAGTTTCCACATGCGCAGCCCGTTCGCCGTCACCACCAACGGGACCAGGATGAGCAGCGTGACGTACTGGGTGGGGACCGTGGGCGACACCGACTCCCCGAGGGTGCCGACCGACTCCCCGACGGTGCCGACCGTGTACGCCGTCACCGGCAGACTCGCCAGCGTCGCCACGCGGTAGGGGCCGAAGGCCGCCGCGCTGTAGGCGGCGATGACACACGGGTAGAAGACGATCCGCTGCGCGTCGTGCGGCGTCAGGGCGGCCGCGCCTGTGACGATCCACAGCATCGCGAGCGGATACCGGCGGCGGAACACCAGCGGGGCCGAGGCGATGACCGCCAGGGTCAGTGCGGCGATGAGACTGCCGGTGGCTGTCGGGACCAGTGGGGCAACGCCGTCAGGGGCGTCGCGGAGCAGGTCCGCCCCGCGGTCCGCGGCCCAGTAGAGCATGGTGATACCGAGGACCAGCGTCAGAGTGATGTCGAAGGCGATGCCGCGCGAGGTGGGCCGTGGCAGCGGGCCGGTCTGGAGCCTCAACAGCCGTACCGCTTCCCGCAGAGGGTGGTACGGCGGGTGCTCGGGCGGCCGGGCCGCGCCCTCGTCCCAGGGCGGGTGCCTCAACACCCCTGCCCCGTCCCGCAGTCGCTCCGCCACCGACGCGCTCTTCACCGGCTCATTCTCGCCGAGGTCCGCGCGCGACGGCATCCTCCTTGCCGACCCCTGTCCGACCTCCGCATACATCCCTCGCCTACATCTCAGGGATGACCTGGGGCGCTCTCGTCCGGACGCGGTACCGGAAATGACTCGGCCGACCGACGCGCCCGTATCGGCAGCTCGCCTAGCGTCCGACAGGCCACACGACCACATGGCCACATGACCCAATCCACAGGTCCACATGGCCAGTTGTCCGGATCGAGGGAGACACCATGACCACGCCGGTGATCGAACTGCGCGACGTGAGTCGCGCCTACGACGACGGGCCGCCCGCGCTGCACGACGCGTCGCTGACCGTCCGGACCGGTGAGGCCGTCGCGATCCTCGGGCCGTCCGGCAGCGGCAAGTCCACGCTGCTCAACCTGATCGCGGGCCTGGACCGGCCGGACGCCGGAACGGTCACCGTGGACGGCGTACGCGTCGACGGGCTGGGCGAGGCCGCGGCGGCGCGCTACCGGCGGGCCAAGATCGGCATGGTGTTCCAGTTCTTCAACCTGCTCGACGACCTGACCGTCGCCGACAACGTCGTCCTGCCGGCCCAACTGGCGGGCATGGAACGCAAAGAGGCACACCGGCGCGCGGCGGAACTGCTCGAAACGCTCGGTATCGACCGGCACGCCCGCGCCTGCCCGGGCCGTCTGTCCGGCGGCGAGCGCCAACGCGTCGCGGTGGCAAGGGCCCTGATGAACCGTCCACCCCTGCTGCTGGCCGACGAGCCGACCGGCGCGCTGGACACGGCCTCCGGGGAGGACGTGAGCGAACTGTTCACCGAGCTCAACGCCGACGGCCAGACTCTTGTCGTGGTCACCCACGACCTCGCCCTGGCCCGGTCGTGCACCACCCGCACGATCCAGCTCGTCGACGGCCGGATCACCGAGGACGTCCGGCCGGAGGTGGTCCGATGACCGCGCTGGGCCGCGTCGTGCGCTCGGGTGTCGGACGCCGTCGGGTGCAGTCACTCGTGATCGGGCTGACCATGATGATGGCGGTGACCGCCTCTGTCCTCGGCGGTTCCCTTCTGGTGGCCTCCAGCGCGCCCTTCGACCACGCCTTCGGCCACGAGCACGGCGCGCATCTGTCCGTGCAGTTCGACGCGAGCCGGGCCACGGCCGCGCAGCTGTCCGCCTCGGCGGATGCGGCGCGGGTCGCCGAGGCGTCCGGCCCGTTCCGTACGGCGACGGTCACGCCGCACACCGACGAGGGCATCGACGGGGTGCCGATGACGGTCGTCGGCCGGAGCGGTCCGGGCGCCGGAGTCGACCAGGTCGCGCTGACCGAGGGACGGTGGGCCGGGCGCCCCGGCGAGATCGTGATCTCGGACGGTTCCCAGCCCTTCCCGAGCATGGGCCGGCGCCTCACGTTCCCCGGTCTTCCTGGAAGCCCGACCCTGAAGGTGGTCGGGCTGGCCCGGTCGGCCAGCCGGACCGGCGACGCGTGGGTGGTCCCCTCCCAGATCGCCGCGCTGACGCCGAAGGGCCGGGCCGGCGGCTACGAGATGCTGTACCGCCTCACCACGGCGGACACCGCCGCGCAGGTCGCCGCGGGCCGCCGCGCGGTGACCGCCGCCGTCCCCGCCGGGTCGGTGACCGGGGCGCAGTCCTGGCTGACCGTAAAGAAGGCGGCCGACCGCGAGACCGCGCTGTTCGTCCCGTTCCTCCTCGCCTTCGGCATCCTGGGCCTGGTCATGTCGGTGCTCATCGTCGGCAACGTGGTCGCCGGGACGGTCGGTGCGGGGCTGCGGCGCATCGGCATCCTCAAGGCCGTCGGATTCACCCCGCCCCAGGTCGTACGGGCCTACGTGGGCCAAGCCCTGATCCCGGCCGCGATCGGCACCGCGCTCGGTGTCGTCGCGGGCCACCTCGCCGCCGTTCCGGTGCTGTCCGAGACCGCGAACGCCTACAGCACGGGCGGATCGGCCGTCGAGCCCTGGGTCGACGCCGCCGTGATCGCGGGGGCGCTGGGACTTGTGACGGTCACGGCGTGGGCGGCCGCGTGGCGGGTGGGGCGGCTGCGCACGGTGGACGCCCTCGCCGTCGGCCGTACGCCGTCTGCCGGGCGGGGTCGATGGGCGGCCGGGCTGGGTGCCCGGTTGCCGGTGTCGAGGCCGGTCGGCCTCGGGCTGGCCCGTCCCTTCGCCCGGCCCGCCCGGGCATCCGTCATGTGCGCGACCGTCGTGTTCGGCGCCGTGGCCGTCACCTTCGCCGTCGGTCTGGCCTCGTCGCTCGGCGAGGTGATGACCGCACGGGAGCACAACGCCGCCGACGTCACCATCGGCGTCTCGGGACCGCAGGGCCCCGTTCGCCCAGCCACCGAGAGACAGGTCACGGCCGACCCTGCCGCGATCGTCGCGGCCATCAACTCCCAGCCGGGGACCGGGAAGTACTACGGCATCGCCACGACACAGGCCACCGTCTCCGGAGCGGCCGGTTCCCTCAGCGTCTTCGCGTTCACCGGCGACGCGTCCTGGGGTGGCTACGAGATGGTCTCGGGGCGCTGGTTCGCGACGTCCGGCGAGGCCGTGGTCCCGACGCCCTTCTTGACCGCGACGGGCACCAAGGTCGGGGACACCGTCGTCCTGAACGACCACGGCAGCGCGGTCACCGTCCGGATCGTCGGCGAGGTCCTCGACACGCACAACCAGGGCATGGAGGTCTTCACCGAGCGGGCGACACTCACGGCCGCGGAACCGGGCCTGCGGGTCGAGAGCCACCACATCGCGGTGAAGGCGGGCACGGACGTACCGGCGTACATCCACAAGCTCAACGCCCAGCTGCGGCCCCTGGGAGTCACCGCCGAGGCCCGCAGGACAGCCGACGGGAGCGGCACGGTCGCCATTCTCGACGCGCTGACGGCGATGCTCACGCTGATGCTCGTCTCCGTCGCCGGCCTGGGCGTGCTCAACGGCGTCGTCCTCGACACCCGCGAACGGGTCCGCGACCTCGGAATCCACAAGGCCCTCGGGATGACCCCGCGACAGACCGTCGTCATGGTCGTGACCTCGGTCGTCGTGACCGGGCTCGTCGGTGGCGCCCTCGGCGTGCCGCTCGGCGTGGCCCTGCACGGCTGGGTGATGCCCGCCATGGGGCACAGCGCCGGGCTGAACCTGCCCGACTCCGTCATCGCCGTCTACCGCACGCCCGAACTGGTCCTGCTCGCGCTCGGCGGGCTGTTCATCGCCGTTCTGGGCGCGCTGCTGCCGGCGGGCTGGGCGGCCCGGACCCGCACGGCCACCGCCTTGCGCACCGAATAGGAAAAGCCTTTCGGACCGAAGAGAAAGCGCGGAGGCGGCTGCTCCACCCCATGGTTGTACAGTTGCGCAAAGTAGCAACCATCATGGGATGGCGGCCGGTCCGGCGCGCCCCCGACCGATGCGAGGAAGGGTGGGGGCGCGATGCTCCGCAACGGACTGGAACCCTGGCACCTGCTGATCGTGGCGATCGTGCTCGTCGTGCTGTTCGGCTCGAAGAAACTGCCCGACACCGCCCGCGCGCTCGGCAAGTCGATGCGCATCCTCAAGAGCGAGGCGAAGGCGATGAAGGACGAGAACCCCGAGTCGCCGGCACCGCAAGCGGCGCCGGCGGTTGTCCGGACAGCCGAGGAGCCGACCGTGCCTCACTCTGCCGCGGAGGCCTCGGGCGCCGCGCACTGAATCCACGCCGGGGCAGCGCGGGCGGGGTGAGGAACCCCTCCGCGCGCGCCGCGGCCATGCCGATGCGGGGGATGTCGCTGCTCTTCTCGAAGAGGATGTAGCGCGGTTCCCAGACCGGCCGGTACTTGGCGTTGGCCCGGTAGAGGGATTCGAGCTGCCACCAGCGCGAGAGAAACGTCAGCACCGAGCACCACAGCCGCAGTACGGGTCCGGCGCCCAGCCGGGTGCCGCGCTCGAAGACGGACCGGAACATCGCGAAGTTCAGGGAAACCCGCTCGACGCCGATCTCCTGGGCGCGCAGCAGCAGTTCGATGACCATGAACTCCATGAGCCCGTTCTCGGAGTTCCGGTCGCGGCGCATCAGGTCCAGCGACAGCCCCCGCTCGCCCCACGGCACGAAGCTCAGCACGGCCCGCGGCTCGCCCTCGCCGTCGTGGCACTCCAGCATGACGCAGCGCCCGTCGGCCGGGTCGCCGAGCCGCCCGAGCGCCATGGAGAAGCCACGCTCGGTCTCGCCGTCGCGCCAGTGGTCCGCCTTGTCGGTCAGGGCGGCCATCTCGGCCTCGGGGATGTCCGCGTGCCGCCGGACGCGCACGGTGTAACCGGCCCGGCGGACGCGGTTGTGCGCCTGTCGGACGCCCCGCATCGCGCGCCCCTCCAGGGTGAAGTCGGCCCGGTCCACGATGGCTTCGTCGCCGAGTTCGAGGGCGTCCAGGCCGTGCCGGGCGTAGATGGTGCCGGCCTCCTCGCTCGCGCCCATCACCGCGGGCGTCCATGCGTGGCGGCGCGCCTCCTTGAGCCATTCCTCGATCGCGCCGGGCCACGCCTCGGGGTCGCCGATCGGGTCGCCCGAGGCCAGGGTCACGCCGCCGACGACCCGGTAGGCGATCGCCGCCTTGCCGCTCGGGGACCACATGACCGCCTTGTCGCGGCGCAGCGCGAAGTACCCCAGTGAGTCCCGTTCGCCGTGCCGGTCCAACAGCTCCCGCAGACGCGACTCGTCCTCCTCGCCCAGGAGTTCACGGCCGCGCGGTGCGCGGAAGCAGGCGTACAGCACGAGGAGGAAGGTCGCGGCGATCAGGGCGTTGACCAGTACGTCCACCCAGCGGGGTGCGACCACGCTGTCGAAGCGGTCGGCGAGCGGGCCGACGCTGACCCCGCGCAGCAGGGTGTACGCGATCCGGTCGCTGAGCGGTGTCCCGGACACGCGGTTGGTGGCGCTCACGAGCAGGGTGCCGAGGGTGGCACTGACCAGCAGGCCGCCGGCTCCCACCGCCAGCGCGAGCCGGGGGTTGGAGCGGTCCCCGACGGCGTGGAACTCCGTGCGCCCGAGCAGCAGGGCGGC containing:
- a CDS encoding HEAT repeat domain-containing protein — protein: MFTGIDEVDWASMQHAYGSAEDVPGILRALASPCPQERETALDGMYGAVHHQGDVYDSTLACIPFLLALVTHAELPDRSGIVELLVSIGGGDADDVQHDEDDLSLDAGEEDRANDNNDNNDNYAMARTAIRAGAAVFVELVADRDPEVRRAVPRALVRFLVEPARVLGLLRQRLDDEREGGVRLALAEGLGLFTRLHTESAGPAVDCLMALSAAPNDPGLRLAALGQLAGCAPDRLPADLVPTVVALLRARSQRPRVPAEPERPDTDTLIGHLRRLRPADEEGSQLLRTLHSALDDRTTDRIALLKGQLTSADPADRCNAVWMSAGLFREWRADYEEPVALIGEQLASDEERLRDAAVSVLESLFTLAVPAADRLAVLVEAAPESWGGGTTTLGRPLKALARSGDSRAVPALAQVLAQPVIPSDIGYTIECLGPAAEQLAPLLRERLGEVPLDSPDTYNRAAPLLSALGRLRYGAAVPEVLRLLHRMPRELRFRDSLVEALARTLGTFGTDAREAIPALRELLDGERAVAAATALWSVTGDVEAVLPPLLRELTAEEAGHPRMAAEALGRLGALAAPALPELRRLAESAEVWERTAAACALWDIDGDPETVLPVLRSAWRQNAYTRGTIAACLVRMGTAAAPAHDLVHAELAAPRRHRARRSGGYGSHDILEDERLLHTCRAALDAT
- a CDS encoding ArsR/SmtB family transcription factor, coding for MAAEVGGLKDPSAEVLAEAAAAFGLLASSARLHIVWALAQGESDVTGLAERVGGALPAVSQHLTKLKLAGLVRSRRAGRRQIYFVDDPDVVTVVRLMVGQLTDRAEPADAADPAGQGSARRIRGLGV
- the mgtA gene encoding magnesium-translocating P-type ATPase, producing the protein MASESETAATAVGRRRPSGSASPADEAHPDLTALTSLQVLRHLETGPRGLTEAQAEERLVRFGANTVPGRRTDMWPRLFVRGLRDPFTAVLLCLGLVSAAVAAWGTACVTLCLVLVSCALRASGEHRADRSMAGLRELVATTATVLRRADPDGIPRARDIPVGELVPGDVIRLGPGDLVPADVRLLRASGLTVRQAPLTGESTAVAKVAADVPDAANAPDSANPSDASNPKYSSYSSYSSYDGVFAQRQLCFQGSSVATGGGTAVVLATGARTRFASARVGSPSRREPSAFDRSVHGISWVLIRFMLLTPPLVLMANAALRGRGVETLPFAVAVAVGLTPEMLPVVVTTCLARGASALARTHKVIVKRLPALHDLGAVDVLCLDKTGTLTQDRPVVHRALDGAGRDAPDVLRWAAVNAWWTLQLAELPTPDALDEAILDAAAPEEEQDDGVAALPFDPVRRLATAVVRHPCRLGVHTLVVKGAVENVLERCVLEEAERVRLFALAAREADDGLRVLAVATAECPARMRDYTPADERGLTFRGFLTFRDALAPTAAEALKALVTRGITVKVLTGDHPGTAARACRDLGLEPGEAVAADRIDALSDAELAETVRRTTVFARCAPEHKARIAAVLRAGGHTVGFLGDGVNDLPALRAADVGIAPRAAVDVARESADVVLGEKDLTAIEHAVTAGRRSSVTIATYLRSTLSSNLGNVIAMLAAGLLLPFLPMLPAQVLAQNLCFDAAQLAFAYDRPHPDAPRRPTVLRPRAFLRFITGFGALNAVADLATFAVLALALNGPDTMDDATVFHSGWFTENLMTQALVMLLLRIGRRTAEDRTAAGRRLPGPVSWAAAALAGAGLLLPLSPLGPLLGMTALPVLFYVLLAAVLTLYAVALTAARRGAVRSG
- a CDS encoding response regulator; the protein is MHHSDPLEGRAVPDRPLRVVVADDQTLARTGFRMILMADGIDVVAEAADGAEAVAAVRRTRPDVVLMDIRMPELDGLEATRRVLDGAPDAPRVIILTTFDLDDLVYAALSAGASGFLLKDVTPEHLVSAVRMVRSGDALLAPAITRRLVERYARRGPEAAALHRDLAALTPRELEVLRLLAQGLSNTELAARLHLAETTVKTHVARILAKLGLRDRVQAVVTAYETGLVTPSGPLPSGRP
- a CDS encoding sensor histidine kinase encodes the protein MPSRADLGENEPVKSASVAERLRDGAGVLRHPPWDEGAARPPEHPPYHPLREAVRLLRLQTGPLPRPTSRGIAFDITLTLVLGITMLYWAADRGADLLRDAPDGVAPLVPTATGSLIAALTLAVIASAPLVFRRRYPLAMLWIVTGAAALTPHDAQRIVFYPCVIAAYSAAAFGPYRVATLASLPVTAYTVGTVGESVGTLGESVSPTVPTQYVTLLILVPLVVTANGLRMWKLRADESRERMSALERERAEELRRAAERERARIARELHDVVTHNVSVMVIQAGAARKVMDIAPDQAREALLAVESGGRAAMAELRHAMGLLTTDADGPDPAATADLAPQPGLDQLDSLVGRVRGSGVPVELTVTGSPRALPSGVGLAAYRVVQEALTNTVKHAAGSTATVAVEYGDDRLRVDILDTGGTADASAATGNGRGLLGLRERLAVYGGTLHAGRRPTGGYRVTALIPLETE
- a CDS encoding ABC transporter ATP-binding protein, whose protein sequence is MTTPVIELRDVSRAYDDGPPALHDASLTVRTGEAVAILGPSGSGKSTLLNLIAGLDRPDAGTVTVDGVRVDGLGEAAAARYRRAKIGMVFQFFNLLDDLTVADNVVLPAQLAGMERKEAHRRAAELLETLGIDRHARACPGRLSGGERQRVAVARALMNRPPLLLADEPTGALDTASGEDVSELFTELNADGQTLVVVTHDLALARSCTTRTIQLVDGRITEDVRPEVVR
- a CDS encoding ABC transporter permease, coding for MTALGRVVRSGVGRRRVQSLVIGLTMMMAVTASVLGGSLLVASSAPFDHAFGHEHGAHLSVQFDASRATAAQLSASADAARVAEASGPFRTATVTPHTDEGIDGVPMTVVGRSGPGAGVDQVALTEGRWAGRPGEIVISDGSQPFPSMGRRLTFPGLPGSPTLKVVGLARSASRTGDAWVVPSQIAALTPKGRAGGYEMLYRLTTADTAAQVAAGRRAVTAAVPAGSVTGAQSWLTVKKAADRETALFVPFLLAFGILGLVMSVLIVGNVVAGTVGAGLRRIGILKAVGFTPPQVVRAYVGQALIPAAIGTALGVVAGHLAAVPVLSETANAYSTGGSAVEPWVDAAVIAGALGLVTVTAWAAAWRVGRLRTVDALAVGRTPSAGRGRWAAGLGARLPVSRPVGLGLARPFARPARASVMCATVVFGAVAVTFAVGLASSLGEVMTAREHNAADVTIGVSGPQGPVRPATERQVTADPAAIVAAINSQPGTGKYYGIATTQATVSGAAGSLSVFAFTGDASWGGYEMVSGRWFATSGEAVVPTPFLTATGTKVGDTVVLNDHGSAVTVRIVGEVLDTHNQGMEVFTERATLTAAEPGLRVESHHIAVKAGTDVPAYIHKLNAQLRPLGVTAEARRTADGSGTVAILDALTAMLTLMLVSVAGLGVLNGVVLDTRERVRDLGIHKALGMTPRQTVVMVVTSVVVTGLVGGALGVPLGVALHGWVMPAMGHSAGLNLPDSVIAVYRTPELVLLALGGLFIAVLGALLPAGWAARTRTATALRTE